GAAAATTTGATGATTACCGATCTTCTCCGAAACGATTTGGGAAGGATTTCTTTGCCAGGTTCAGTCAGTGTCTCTAAACTTTTTTCAATCGAAGAATATCCTACAGTTTTCCAGATGACCAGCGAGGTAAGATCAGAACTTTCTTCGGAAATAAAATGGACTGATATTTTAGAAGCATTGTTTCCAGGAGGTTCTATCACAGGGGCTCCTAAAAAAAGATCTTCAGAGATCATCCGTACTTTGGAAGAAAAGAGAGGAGTTTATACCGGTGGAATATTCTATCTTTCTCCCCAAAAAGAAATTTCTTCCATCGCGATCCGCACTCTTGAATTCTTACAAGATCCTTCCGGACAAAAAAAAGGAAGAATGGGTGTAGGTTCCGGAATTACGATCGGTTCCGATCCGAATGCGGAATGGGAAGAATGTTGGTCCAAGGCAAAGTTTCTGAACGATACAAAAGAGAACTTTCACTTGTTCACGACTGCAATTTGTAAAAGAAGAAAGATTTATTTTTTAGAAGATCATAAAGAAAGAATGAGAACATCCGCAAAAGAATTCGGGTTCGTTTGGAAGGAAGAAGGATGGGAATCCGCAGTTAAGGATATTGAGACTAATATTTCTTCCGACAAAAAGTATAGAGTGAAAATTATTCTTTCGCGAAATGGAGAATTCCAATCAGAAGTTTCCGAATTTCATCCAGGCCCCAAAGAAGGGAAGGTTCTTTTCAGCGGAACTTCTACCAATAAAAAAAATCGGTTTTTTTATCATAAGACAAATATCAGGGAACTCTTTTCAACCGGTTATGAATCTGCAGTTTCGAAAGGTTATCTGGATCAAATTTACACAAACAAAGAAGGTTATCTGACGGAAGGAGCAATTCATTCTATTTTTCTTTTCTTAAATGAAGAATGGGTCACTCCCTCTTTAGAAGAAGGAATTCTTCCTGGAGTTGCCCGAAAACAATTGGTTCGAAAATTAAAAGCTAAGGAAAAGAAAATTTCTAAAGATGATCTAAGTCTCGCGTCCAAGATCATTTTAGTAAATTCGCTTAGAGGAATTAGAAGGGTTTCTGGAGTAGATTTCGAATGAGAAGTTTTTTAGGATTGGTTCTTCCGGATCCCATAAAATCGGATCTGGAAAAAATTTGTTTCGGGCTGGAAGAGATCCGCTGGGTTTCTCCGGAAAATTTTCATGCCACCCTGGTCTTTCTGGGAGAGTTAAAACCGGAAGAGATCGAAAAGGTTTCAGAGATCTGCGGTCAAGTATCGGAAAAAAGTTTTTCTTTGGAGATCAAGGGAGTAGGCTTCTTTGGTAATAAATTTCCAGAGATCCTCTATGCAGGTGTAACACTTTCAGAAGAGCTGAAAAGACTCCAAAAGGTTTTAGAATCTACTCTTAGAAGAGAAGGTTTCTCTATTGATAAAAGGGATTATAGGCCTCATATAACGATTGGAAGATTCAAAAGAACTCCTGAAAAACGTTTGGATCTGTATTTAAATGAATTTTCCCAATTCCAAACCGACATAGTTCCAGTGTCGGAATTCCATTTATTTTCTAGTCGCAGCGGAGCGAACGGTCAGATATACTCGGTCGAAGAATCATATCCTCTTCTCTTGGAATAAATGGAAAACCCCAGACAAAATCAATATTCTCCTATCCGGGATTTTTCCGATTTTTTCGCGGATCCTAGACATTCCGCAGAAGAGGTCGTTGGCATTGGTGGAGATTTAAAACCGGATCGTCTTCTGTATGCTTATACTCGAGGGATTTTTCCTTGG
This window of the Leptospira andrefontaineae genome carries:
- the pabB gene encoding aminodeoxychorismate synthase component I; protein product: MISDLFQNSRKPFIYLGEGFSEEGRLVLTEPNEILTTNRRSEARKFLLEIQNKVSQGYHAAGWISYEAGDLFLNPDNMEEVSEDPLLWFGIFSERRTLNPTEISEWESKFKDKGYSAKIGSEMDLKEYQEIFYKIRNFLYEGDVYQVNFTFPLQIELEGSIGRLFFELRKKQPVPYEAWIHTGDSIQIQRDILSFSPELFWERKLNQIRTVPMKGTRPRGKDLAEDQKLKLELSDSEKDKAENLMITDLLRNDLGRISLPGSVSVSKLFSIEEYPTVFQMTSEVRSELSSEIKWTDILEALFPGGSITGAPKKRSSEIIRTLEEKRGVYTGGIFYLSPQKEISSIAIRTLEFLQDPSGQKKGRMGVGSGITIGSDPNAEWEECWSKAKFLNDTKENFHLFTTAICKRRKIYFLEDHKERMRTSAKEFGFVWKEEGWESAVKDIETNISSDKKYRVKIILSRNGEFQSEVSEFHPGPKEGKVLFSGTSTNKKNRFFYHKTNIRELFSTGYESAVSKGYLDQIYTNKEGYLTEGAIHSIFLFLNEEWVTPSLEEGILPGVARKQLVRKLKAKEKKISKDDLSLASKIILVNSLRGIRRVSGVDFE
- the thpR gene encoding RNA 2',3'-cyclic phosphodiesterase, with the translated sequence MRSFLGLVLPDPIKSDLEKICFGLEEIRWVSPENFHATLVFLGELKPEEIEKVSEICGQVSEKSFSLEIKGVGFFGNKFPEILYAGVTLSEELKRLQKVLESTLRREGFSIDKRDYRPHITIGRFKRTPEKRLDLYLNEFSQFQTDIVPVSEFHLFSSRSGANGQIYSVEESYPLLLE